The Streptomyces clavuligerus genome includes a region encoding these proteins:
- a CDS encoding DUF6009 family protein — protein sequence MSALIEPTQLAHEVELVWLEDIEPLDYVRQSLDRLPTRRGRPAYHRDGRMVGYAVLGPKARSSRASGTFLRRVFWLLPHDRDGRPDGLYTSGAPSEAVDPRTIKPGIKGYKTQRSEGGPESAAMRELGITLPIS from the coding sequence ATGAGCGCCCTCATCGAGCCCACACAGCTGGCCCATGAGGTCGAGCTGGTGTGGCTGGAAGACATCGAACCCTTGGACTATGTGCGCCAGAGCCTGGACCGGCTCCCGACCCGCCGGGGCAGGCCCGCGTACCACCGGGACGGACGGATGGTCGGATACGCCGTCCTCGGCCCCAAGGCGCGCTCGTCCAGGGCTTCGGGGACCTTCCTGAGAAGGGTCTTCTGGCTGCTCCCGCACGACCGCGACGGACGGCCCGACGGGCTGTACACCTCGGGTGCCCCGTCGGAGGCGGTGGACCCGAGGACCATCAAGCCCGGCATCAAGGGGTACAAGACCCAGCGGTCGGAGGGCGGCCCGGAGTCGGCCGCGATGCGCGAGCTGGGGATAACGCTCCCGATCAGCTGA
- a CDS encoding trypsin-like serine peptidase, whose protein sequence is MRRTRHTPVRRTLLPAAALALALGSGGLAQAGGGTEAGPPVAATATAAATTAATTGTAAATEAAAALLLDGTRIASASSITALERYWTSERMAKALPARARTTADDISAVSPGRQEPTGKPGSTPPVPPAQHTRDSGVRDGVQADTSGVGKVFYTSPADSKNYFCSASALGSPSKQLVITAAHCVNEGGTNGTPGRYVRNWVYVPAFHSGTRPHGTFQAKEFRAFSEWVARGDLQYDIAMVTTHPLNGRKLIDVTGGNGLSWNQDHRQRVTVTGYSYDHDTARTQRSCPGTASPVGAPDRRVEIRCAMRGGGAPWLRNPVASGLGHVNGVVSTLVNEGWNRSSYFGEYVKAMWDTQGSRT, encoded by the coding sequence GTGCGCCGTACCAGACACACCCCCGTCAGACGCACTCTCCTCCCCGCCGCGGCACTCGCCCTGGCCCTCGGCTCCGGCGGCCTCGCGCAGGCGGGGGGCGGCACGGAGGCCGGTCCGCCGGTCGCAGCCACCGCCACCGCCGCGGCCACAACCGCGGCCACGACCGGGACGGCGGCAGCGACCGAGGCGGCTGCCGCCCTGCTGCTGGACGGCACCCGCATCGCCTCCGCGTCCTCCATCACCGCGCTGGAGCGGTACTGGACGTCCGAGCGAATGGCGAAGGCCCTCCCCGCCAGGGCCCGGACGACGGCGGACGACATCTCGGCCGTCTCCCCCGGACGGCAGGAACCGACCGGGAAACCCGGCAGCACGCCACCCGTCCCACCCGCGCAGCACACACGCGACAGCGGTGTGCGAGACGGCGTCCAGGCGGACACGAGCGGCGTCGGCAAGGTCTTCTACACCAGCCCCGCCGACAGCAAGAACTACTTCTGCTCGGCCTCCGCGCTCGGCAGCCCGTCAAAACAGCTCGTCATCACCGCGGCGCACTGCGTCAACGAGGGCGGCACCAACGGCACCCCGGGGCGGTACGTACGGAACTGGGTCTATGTTCCGGCCTTCCACTCGGGGACCCGGCCCCACGGCACCTTCCAGGCGAAGGAGTTCCGCGCGTTCAGCGAGTGGGTGGCCAGGGGCGATCTCCAGTACGACATCGCCATGGTGACCACCCACCCCCTCAACGGGCGCAAGCTGATCGATGTCACCGGCGGAAACGGGCTGAGCTGGAACCAGGACCACCGGCAGAGGGTGACGGTCACCGGGTACTCGTACGACCACGACACCGCTCGGACCCAGCGGTCCTGCCCGGGAACCGCCTCCCCCGTCGGCGCCCCGGACCGGCGGGTGGAGATCCGGTGCGCGATGCGGGGCGGCGGTGCCCCCTGGCTGCGCAACCCGGTCGCATCGGGGCTCGGCCATGTCAACGGTGTGGTGAGCACCCTGGTGAACGAGGGCTGGAACCGCAGCTCGTACTTCGGTGAGTACGTCAAGGCGATGTGGGACACCCAGGGCAGCCGTACCTGA
- a CDS encoding ScbR family autoregulator-binding transcription factor: protein MPKQDRAVRTRAALIRSAATLFDRDGYDGTSLVRVSRAAGISLGALTFHFSTKGDLADAVIREGHALTRAALRRLTTRPGPPLETVVELTLELARLLEEEIPVRCALRLARERAGSGTAEPGCWSEIWLPDVRELLARAHADGQLRPGIRPSDVITLVEFLTAGAEAQSRGLPRDAKAVDRLADAWRLALAGVSGAPGEAEIPTG, encoded by the coding sequence ATGCCAAAGCAGGATCGGGCGGTGCGGACGCGCGCGGCGCTCATACGGTCGGCGGCCACGCTGTTCGACCGCGACGGATACGACGGCACATCCCTCGTCAGGGTGAGCCGCGCCGCGGGCATCTCGCTCGGCGCGCTCACGTTCCACTTCTCCACCAAGGGCGACCTGGCCGACGCCGTCATCCGCGAGGGCCACGCCCTGACCCGGGCAGCGCTGCGGCGGCTGACGACCCGCCCGGGGCCCCCGCTGGAGACCGTTGTCGAACTGACCCTGGAGCTGGCCCGGCTGCTGGAGGAGGAGATCCCCGTGCGCTGCGCGCTGCGGCTGGCCCGGGAGCGGGCGGGCAGCGGGACGGCGGAGCCCGGCTGCTGGTCGGAGATCTGGCTCCCCGACGTGCGGGAGCTGCTGGCCCGGGCGCACGCGGACGGGCAGCTCCGGCCGGGCATCCGGCCGTCGGACGTCATCACCCTGGTCGAGTTTCTGACGGCGGGCGCCGAGGCCCAGTCGCGGGGGCTTCCCCGGGACGCGAAGGCCGTGGACCGGCTGGCGGACGCCTGGCGGCTGGCGCTGGCCGGTGTGTCCGGCGCGCCCGGGGAGGCCGAGATCCCCACCGGCTGA
- a CDS encoding ScbR family autoregulator-binding transcription factor — protein MARQERAIRTRRKILVVAASVFDQVGYEAATISDILDQSGLTKGALYFHFGSKEELAQAVLAEQVAALPPVPPQGLKLQEAIDEGMLLAHLLTGEHGDPIIQGSIRLTVDQGSSKDNLDRRVPMQGWIDHSLGLFSEARKNGEVLPHADLDSVSRLFAGCYTGVQVLSRIMTDRQDLAERMSDMYRNLMPALAVPSVLARLDFSTDRGALVYERVMRASQEQDEGAGYTVGV, from the coding sequence ATGGCGCGGCAGGAGCGAGCCATCCGGACGCGGAGGAAGATCCTGGTCGTGGCTGCCAGCGTCTTCGACCAGGTGGGCTACGAGGCGGCGACCATCTCCGACATCCTCGACCAGTCGGGGCTGACCAAGGGGGCGCTCTACTTCCACTTCGGTTCGAAGGAGGAGTTGGCCCAAGCGGTCCTCGCGGAGCAGGTCGCGGCCCTGCCGCCGGTCCCTCCGCAGGGCCTCAAGCTCCAGGAGGCGATCGATGAGGGCATGCTCCTCGCCCATCTCCTCACCGGGGAGCACGGTGACCCGATCATCCAGGGGAGCATCCGGCTCACCGTGGACCAGGGCTCCTCCAAGGACAATCTCGACCGGCGGGTGCCGATGCAGGGCTGGATCGATCACAGCCTCGGGCTGTTCAGCGAGGCGCGGAAGAACGGGGAGGTCCTGCCCCACGCCGATCTGGACAGCGTCTCCCGGCTCTTCGCCGGCTGTTACACCGGAGTCCAGGTGCTGTCGCGGATCATGACGGACCGCCAGGACCTGGCCGAGCGGATGTCCGACATGTATCGGAATCTGATGCCCGCGCTGGCCGTCCCCTCCGTGCTGGCGCGGCTGGACTTCTCGACGGACCGGGGGGCGCTCGTGTACGAGCGGGTCATGCGAGCGAGCCAGGAGCAGGACGAGGGCGCCGGGTACACGGTCGGTGTGTGA
- a CDS encoding alpha/beta fold hydrolase, with protein sequence MERFVDAAPGIRLWTEERGDPDASPLLLIMGAQAPGLGWPEEFVDLLATRHRVIRYDHRDTGRSTWSFEERPYPVTALAQDAVAVLDGLGVERAHIVGMSLGGMLAQLLVADRPERLLSATLIGTCALSSTPYTRPDGTRTPPGALPGIDPRVLELWSRPVPEEGLTAELDRRVEHWRVLNGDQLPFDEDAVRARERVIVEHTGHHRPGTAHRRADPSGMDRTERLARADVPTLSISGPAEPVFPPPHAHHIAQVIRGARVVEVPGLGHALPRQVHAPLAAAILDHTAGDALATLL encoded by the coding sequence ATGGAACGCTTCGTCGACGCGGCACCCGGCATCCGCCTGTGGACCGAGGAGCGCGGCGACCCCGACGCCTCCCCGCTGCTGCTGATCATGGGGGCGCAGGCGCCCGGCCTCGGCTGGCCGGAGGAGTTCGTGGACCTGCTCGCCACCCGCCATCGCGTGATCCGTTACGACCATCGCGACACGGGCCGCTCCACCTGGTCGTTCGAGGAACGGCCCTACCCCGTGACCGCGCTGGCACAGGACGCCGTCGCGGTCCTGGACGGCCTCGGTGTGGAACGTGCGCACATCGTGGGCATGTCCCTGGGCGGCATGCTCGCCCAACTCCTCGTCGCCGACCGCCCCGAGCGGCTGCTCAGCGCCACCCTGATCGGCACCTGCGCGCTCAGTTCCACCCCGTACACCCGTCCGGACGGGACGCGGACCCCGCCCGGCGCGCTGCCCGGGATCGACCCCCGGGTGCTGGAGCTGTGGTCCCGCCCCGTCCCGGAGGAGGGGCTCACGGCCGAGCTCGACCGGCGGGTCGAGCACTGGCGGGTGCTGAACGGCGATCAGCTCCCCTTCGACGAGGACGCCGTCCGGGCCCGGGAACGGGTGATCGTCGAGCACACCGGGCACCACCGCCCCGGCACCGCGCACCGCCGGGCCGACCCCTCCGGCATGGACCGTACGGAGCGACTCGCACGGGCCGACGTCCCCACACTCTCGATCTCCGGTCCGGCCGAACCCGTGTTCCCGCCGCCGCACGCCCACCACATCGCCCAGGTGATCCGGGGTGCCCGGGTCGTCGAGGTCCCGGGGCTGGGGCACGCACTCCCCCGCCAGGTGCACGCCCCGCTCGCCGCCGCGATCCTCGATCACACCGCCGGTGACGCCCTGGCGACGCTGTTGTGA
- a CDS encoding GNAT family N-acetyltransferase → MNAEHTEHSKHAENADVDDTENDVDTGRTAWTTRPETADDIPAVRAINLAAFPTALEADLVEALRADREAWIDGLSLLAVAPDGRAAGHALLTRCRVGTEPALALAPCAVLPEYQGQGAGTAAVRAALDAARALGENTVVVLGHPGYYPRFGFAPASGFGIRAPFDVPDEAMMALTLDPGRPAATGTIQYPAAFGV, encoded by the coding sequence ATGAACGCCGAGCACACCGAGCACAGCAAGCACGCTGAGAACGCCGACGTCGACGACACCGAGAACGACGTCGACACCGGGCGCACCGCCTGGACCACCCGCCCCGAGACCGCTGACGACATCCCCGCCGTACGCGCGATCAACCTCGCCGCGTTCCCCACCGCGCTGGAAGCCGACCTCGTCGAAGCGCTCCGCGCGGACCGTGAGGCGTGGATCGACGGACTGTCGCTGCTCGCCGTGGCCCCCGACGGCCGGGCCGCCGGACACGCGCTGCTCACCCGCTGCCGCGTCGGCACGGAACCGGCGCTCGCCCTCGCCCCCTGCGCGGTCCTCCCCGAGTACCAGGGACAGGGCGCCGGTACGGCCGCCGTGCGCGCCGCCCTGGACGCGGCCCGCGCGCTCGGCGAGAACACCGTGGTCGTCCTCGGACATCCCGGCTACTACCCGCGGTTCGGGTTCGCCCCGGCGTCCGGCTTCGGCATCCGCGCCCCGTTCGACGTACCGGACGAGGCGATGATGGCGCTCACGCTCGATCCCGGGCGCCCCGCGGCGACGGGCACCATCCAGTACCCCGCCGCGTTCGGCGTCTGA
- a CDS encoding TetR/AcrR family transcriptional regulator yields MPVDSQQIPSVWARPRTRREQPALSREQIVSEAVRLLDAEGIDALSMRKLGTRLGAGATSLYRHVANKDELIELVVDEVYGELDVADADRAPDWRAKATLRAHGIRSMFLDHPWIVSVLGEMGVAYLGPNMLRLSDRMLAMFESAGFPLDEADNAVRMVFAYVTGMTTSEAAWLTMLARSGQSEQDWARRLWPAAEQATRDHPRLQQTYATNRDKDPTALREQNFGYGLDRILDGLEARLNQLRSSAS; encoded by the coding sequence ATGCCCGTCGACTCCCAGCAGATCCCATCGGTGTGGGCCCGCCCCCGGACCCGGCGGGAGCAGCCGGCCCTGAGCCGTGAGCAGATCGTGTCCGAGGCCGTCCGGCTGCTGGACGCCGAAGGCATCGACGCCCTGAGCATGCGCAAGCTCGGCACCCGGCTCGGCGCCGGAGCCACCTCGCTCTACCGCCATGTCGCCAACAAGGACGAGCTGATCGAGCTGGTCGTCGACGAGGTCTACGGCGAACTGGACGTGGCGGACGCCGACCGGGCGCCCGACTGGCGGGCGAAGGCGACGCTGCGCGCGCACGGCATCCGGTCGATGTTCCTCGACCACCCGTGGATCGTGTCGGTCCTCGGCGAGATGGGCGTCGCCTATCTGGGGCCCAACATGCTGCGGCTCTCGGACCGGATGCTCGCGATGTTCGAGTCCGCGGGCTTCCCCCTGGACGAGGCGGACAACGCGGTGCGCATGGTCTTCGCGTACGTCACCGGCATGACCACGAGCGAGGCCGCGTGGCTGACGATGCTGGCGCGCAGCGGTCAGAGCGAGCAGGACTGGGCTCGGCGGCTGTGGCCCGCCGCCGAGCAGGCCACGCGGGACCACCCACGGCTCCAGCAGACATACGCCACCAATCGGGACAAAGATCCGACCGCGTTGCGCGAGCAGAACTTCGGCTACGGCCTGGACCGGATTCTCGACGGCCTGGAGGCGCGGCTCAACCAGCTGAGGAGTTCCGCCTCCTAG
- a CDS encoding cysteine hydrolase family protein → MATTTLRALNGFDETPASLADSTLILVDFQNTYTTGVMELEGWQQALESAAALLGRARAAGAEVIHVVNDGGEGTPYDIRAEIGEIHPLVAPVGDEPIVVKQVPNAFVDTDLGSLVDAAGNKDVIVVGFMTHMCVLFTTQGAFLHGNRPTVVADACATRPLSSAGVELTAHQIHHGALATVADLYGVVVPSQESLV, encoded by the coding sequence ATGGCTACGACGACCCTGCGCGCGCTCAACGGCTTCGATGAGACGCCTGCGTCGCTTGCCGACTCGACCCTGATCCTGGTCGACTTCCAGAACACCTACACCACCGGTGTGATGGAGCTGGAGGGCTGGCAGCAGGCGCTCGAATCCGCCGCCGCGCTGCTGGGCCGGGCCCGGGCGGCGGGTGCCGAGGTCATCCACGTGGTCAACGACGGCGGCGAGGGCACCCCGTACGACATCCGCGCGGAGATCGGGGAGATCCACCCGCTCGTGGCACCGGTCGGGGACGAGCCCATCGTCGTCAAGCAGGTCCCGAACGCGTTCGTGGACACCGACCTGGGCAGCCTCGTCGACGCGGCCGGGAACAAGGACGTCATCGTCGTCGGGTTTATGACGCACATGTGTGTGCTGTTCACGACGCAGGGCGCGTTCCTGCACGGGAACCGGCCCACCGTCGTCGCCGACGCCTGTGCGACCCGGCCCCTGTCGTCGGCGGGCGTCGAGCTGACCGCACATCAGATCCACCACGGCGCGCTCGCGACCGTCGCGGACCTCTACGGGGTGGTCGTCCCGTCCCAGGAGTCCCTGGTCTGA
- a CDS encoding bifunctional DNA primase/polymerase, with protein MPPDLGIPNSDSALGESGTTSAAPWASPLETALWCAAQGWPVHPLAPGRKTPAPNCGDCRDRPHPPQECDCIPAGRWCHGFHAATTDPALITAWWTRQPRFGVGVACGPAGLVVIDVDAHPAPLPTPDRLLPGIHIPESVCLDGLRHGFHSLAVLAALRGRPDPSQDESTLRVRTPSGGLHLWYTARPGQEWRCSTGSGVNRALAWQVDVRAHGGYIIAPGTRTASGRYTACGPVRRPAPLPDWLAAELERTGHRPVPPHPRTATPVPSRAWAAVNAARGGRDSAARVLATVLTAVTECAAVPQGAGFTEKLNRAAFTAGGLVGAGRMAADAAEAALLAAAMHARPGQERRCLAIIRSGMSAGSRRPLDLGERR; from the coding sequence ATGCCCCCTGACCTGGGGATTCCTAACAGCGACTCAGCCCTGGGCGAGTCGGGTACCACCTCGGCCGCACCGTGGGCGAGCCCGCTGGAGACCGCGTTGTGGTGCGCCGCCCAGGGCTGGCCTGTGCACCCCCTGGCCCCGGGACGCAAGACCCCGGCGCCCAACTGCGGCGATTGCAGGGACCGGCCGCACCCGCCGCAGGAGTGCGACTGCATCCCCGCCGGGCGCTGGTGCCACGGCTTCCACGCCGCCACCACCGACCCCGCCCTTATCACCGCGTGGTGGACCCGACAGCCCCGTTTCGGCGTCGGCGTGGCCTGTGGCCCGGCCGGACTCGTCGTCATCGACGTGGACGCCCACCCCGCCCCACTGCCCACCCCGGACCGGCTGCTGCCGGGAATCCACATCCCCGAGTCCGTCTGTCTCGACGGGCTCCGCCACGGCTTCCACAGCCTTGCCGTGCTCGCGGCGCTGCGCGGCCGTCCCGACCCCAGCCAGGACGAGTCCACCCTCCGGGTGCGCACCCCGTCAGGAGGACTCCATCTCTGGTACACCGCCCGCCCCGGGCAGGAGTGGCGCTGCTCGACCGGCTCCGGTGTGAACCGCGCACTGGCCTGGCAGGTCGACGTCCGCGCCCACGGCGGTTACATCATCGCGCCGGGGACCCGTACCGCATCCGGCCGGTACACCGCCTGTGGGCCCGTGCGGCGGCCCGCGCCGCTGCCCGACTGGCTCGCCGCCGAGCTGGAACGCACCGGGCACCGGCCCGTACCACCGCACCCGCGCACCGCGACCCCCGTACCGTCCCGGGCCTGGGCCGCCGTGAACGCGGCGCGCGGTGGCCGGGACTCGGCGGCCCGGGTGCTCGCCACCGTCCTGACCGCCGTGACGGAGTGCGCGGCGGTCCCCCAGGGCGCGGGCTTCACCGAGAAGCTCAACCGCGCCGCCTTCACCGCCGGTGGACTGGTGGGTGCCGGACGGATGGCCGCTGACGCCGCCGAGGCCGCGCTGCTCGCCGCCGCCATGCACGCCCGCCCGGGACAGGAGCGCCGTTGTCTCGCGATCATCCGCAGCGGTATGAGCGCGGGCAGCAGGCGGCCACTCGACTTGGGAGAACGCAGGTGA
- a CDS encoding ATP-binding protein → MSARGSMPERSRQEQPGRQRSRPGRSGPMAGRRERPLDPEAGPVERFACGLRELRAAAGGPTYREMAHVAGYSASTLAAAAAGDQLPSLPVALAYTSVCGGGTEEWAALWHETAVAVERQQVVRVADDPDTTRPPYRGLVRYEPGDRDLFFGREQTLGRLVELVRAHRLVILTGASGSGKSSLLRAGLLPALRPYPENGATGRSAPIGQGHGGAAGPVRSGTAGPVPGGVVGPVPRGTVGPVRCAAVRVLTPGPRPAAAHAPAFVPPPAGSGDAFVIVDQFEQVFTLCDDPAERARFLRLLLAAREPGSRLRVVVAVRADFYGRCTEHPGLVEAVREAHLPIGPMTPAELRRAVVGPARSARLVVERDLAARIVEETAAEPGGLPLMSHALLEVWHRRRGRTLTLAAYEAVGGIHGAVADTAEHTYQRLTPEQARHARRILLRLITPGQGAPDTRRPAPRAELETADGAAAVCEHLSRARLITLDDDTADLAHDALITAWPRLRDWVDEERARLVVHCRLTADAATWAGRHQDPGALYRGTRLATAREAFPPPHEGLTAAERAFLTAAITAATTVRRDEERARDRVVRRLRRSAAARAALLALVLLALVPLAGVIAW, encoded by the coding sequence ATGTCCGCGCGCGGTTCGATGCCGGAGAGGAGCAGGCAGGAGCAGCCAGGGCGGCAGCGAAGCCGACCGGGGAGGAGCGGGCCGATGGCGGGGCGTCGAGAGCGGCCACTGGACCCGGAGGCGGGGCCGGTGGAACGGTTCGCCTGCGGGCTGCGGGAGTTACGGGCGGCGGCGGGCGGGCCGACCTACCGCGAGATGGCACACGTCGCCGGGTACTCGGCGAGCACACTGGCCGCGGCCGCCGCGGGCGATCAGTTGCCGTCGCTTCCGGTGGCGCTCGCGTACACGTCCGTGTGCGGGGGCGGAACGGAGGAGTGGGCGGCCCTGTGGCACGAGACCGCCGTCGCGGTCGAACGGCAGCAGGTGGTCCGCGTCGCCGACGACCCCGACACGACCCGGCCGCCGTACCGGGGACTCGTCCGGTACGAGCCGGGGGACCGGGATCTGTTCTTCGGCCGGGAGCAGACGCTCGGACGGCTCGTCGAACTGGTCCGCGCGCACCGGCTGGTGATCCTCACCGGCGCCTCCGGCAGCGGCAAGTCCTCGCTGCTGCGCGCCGGGCTGCTGCCCGCTCTGCGACCGTACCCGGAGAACGGGGCAACGGGGCGCAGCGCGCCGATCGGCCAGGGGCACGGCGGTGCGGCCGGTCCGGTGCGGAGCGGGACGGCCGGTCCGGTGCCGGGCGGGGTCGTCGGTCCGGTGCCGCGCGGGACGGTCGGTCCGGTGCGCTGCGCGGCGGTCCGGGTCCTCACCCCCGGGCCCCGTCCGGCCGCCGCCCACGCCCCCGCCTTCGTCCCGCCGCCCGCAGGGTCCGGGGACGCCTTCGTGATCGTGGACCAGTTCGAACAGGTCTTCACCTTGTGCGACGACCCGGCCGAGCGGGCGCGGTTCCTCCGGCTGCTGCTGGCGGCCCGGGAGCCCGGCAGCCGACTGCGGGTCGTCGTCGCCGTCCGGGCCGACTTCTACGGCCGCTGCACGGAACACCCCGGCCTGGTCGAGGCGGTGCGCGAGGCGCATCTGCCCATCGGCCCGATGACCCCGGCCGAGCTGCGACGGGCGGTCGTGGGCCCGGCCAGGTCCGCACGGCTCGTGGTCGAACGCGATCTGGCCGCGCGGATCGTCGAGGAGACGGCCGCCGAGCCGGGTGGTCTGCCGCTGATGTCGCACGCGCTGCTGGAGGTGTGGCACCGCCGCAGGGGCCGGACGCTCACCCTCGCCGCGTACGAGGCCGTCGGCGGCATCCACGGCGCCGTCGCCGACACCGCCGAACACACCTACCAGCGGCTCACCCCCGAGCAGGCCCGGCACGCCCGCCGTATCCTCCTCCGGCTCATCACCCCCGGCCAGGGCGCTCCCGACACCCGCCGCCCCGCGCCCCGCGCCGAGCTGGAGACCGCCGACGGCGCGGCGGCGGTGTGCGAACACCTCAGCCGTGCCCGGCTGATCACCCTCGACGACGACACCGCCGACCTCGCGCACGACGCCCTCATCACCGCCTGGCCGCGGCTGCGCGACTGGGTCGACGAGGAACGCGCGCGGCTCGTCGTCCACTGTCGGCTCACCGCCGACGCCGCGACCTGGGCCGGACGCCACCAGGACCCCGGGGCGCTGTACCGCGGCACCCGCCTCGCGACCGCGCGGGAGGCGTTCCCCCCTCCCCATGAGGGGCTGACCGCCGCCGAACGCGCCTTCCTCACCGCCGCGATCACCGCCGCGACCACCGTCCGGCGTGACGAGGAGCGCGCCCGTGATCGCGTCGTCCGCCGCCTCCGGCGTTCCGCCGCAGCCCGCGCGGCCCTCCTCGCGCTCGTGCTGCTCGCGCTCGTGCCGCTCGCGGGTGTGATCGCCTGGTAG
- a CDS encoding DNA primase family protein, producing the protein MGSVRDPAQPQAGLFDPVEVARQIILGSPGGVPAQAAPGPDAPAAASEHGVLPDSLSDRGNAKLFVSLYGRDFRHVPGLGWYRWNKYRWDLDEDDGVMWAAGEMAEMLAETDIRGRFTDSALRRHRRRALSTAGIKAMLAQAKAAPGMVLSPSMLDADPYALCTPEGVIDLTTGAVTPPDPEKHYHSRSTSVAARPRATPRWKRFLADCFGDDAEGEEMIDFLHELLGYSITGDVGAQVLPFLYGQGKNGKSVLLDVMVKLLGDYADAAPPGFLMARPFEGHPTDLAELHGRRIIVCSELKPGDRFDEARVKLLTGGDRIKARRMRQDFFSFGPTHKLWLLGNHRPEVGTGGYAFWRRMKLLPFERVVDDDRKVDNLADVLVTEEGPGILNWLVEGSRRYLTGPRDLTGPERVRTATTAYAETEDHTGRFLSECCTVGPSMRAEQTLLYASYRDWCQLEGANPATSRAFAARVRDTVGISSPKEMILSNQRKFYPGIGLNAEMGEMS; encoded by the coding sequence GTGGGGTCCGTGCGGGACCCGGCGCAGCCGCAGGCGGGCCTGTTCGACCCGGTCGAGGTCGCCCGTCAGATCATCCTGGGCTCCCCCGGCGGCGTCCCCGCACAGGCCGCCCCCGGACCGGACGCCCCCGCCGCCGCCAGCGAGCACGGCGTGCTCCCCGACAGCCTCAGCGACCGCGGCAACGCCAAGCTGTTCGTCTCGCTGTACGGGCGGGACTTCCGGCATGTCCCCGGCCTCGGCTGGTACCGGTGGAACAAGTACCGCTGGGACCTCGACGAGGACGACGGTGTGATGTGGGCGGCCGGCGAGATGGCCGAAATGCTCGCCGAGACCGACATCCGGGGCCGGTTCACGGACAGCGCGCTGCGCCGCCACCGGCGCCGGGCCCTGTCCACGGCCGGGATCAAGGCGATGCTGGCACAGGCGAAGGCCGCGCCCGGCATGGTGCTCAGCCCCTCGATGCTGGACGCCGACCCGTACGCGCTGTGCACCCCCGAGGGGGTCATCGACCTCACCACGGGGGCGGTGACCCCTCCGGACCCGGAGAAGCACTACCACTCCCGCTCCACCAGCGTGGCCGCCCGTCCCCGGGCGACGCCGCGCTGGAAGCGTTTCCTCGCGGACTGCTTCGGCGACGACGCCGAGGGCGAGGAGATGATCGACTTCCTGCATGAGCTGCTGGGGTACTCGATCACCGGCGATGTCGGCGCCCAGGTGCTGCCGTTCCTCTACGGACAGGGCAAGAACGGCAAGAGCGTGCTGCTCGACGTCATGGTCAAGCTGCTGGGCGACTACGCGGACGCCGCGCCTCCGGGCTTCCTCATGGCCCGCCCGTTCGAGGGACACCCCACGGACCTCGCCGAGCTGCACGGCCGCCGCATCATCGTGTGCTCGGAGCTGAAGCCCGGCGACCGCTTCGACGAGGCCCGCGTCAAGCTGCTCACCGGCGGCGACCGGATCAAGGCCCGCCGGATGCGGCAGGACTTCTTCAGCTTCGGTCCCACGCACAAGCTCTGGCTGCTGGGCAACCACCGCCCGGAGGTCGGGACCGGCGGCTACGCGTTCTGGCGGCGCATGAAGCTGCTCCCGTTCGAACGGGTCGTGGACGACGACCGCAAGGTGGACAACCTCGCAGATGTCTTGGTAACGGAGGAAGGCCCGGGCATCCTGAACTGGTTGGTGGAGGGCTCCCGGCGGTATCTCACAGGTCCACGGGACCTGACGGGGCCCGAGCGGGTGCGTACCGCCACGACCGCGTACGCGGAGACGGAGGACCACACAGGACGTTTTCTGTCCGAGTGCTGCACCGTGGGGCCGTCGATGCGCGCGGAACAAACCTTGCTCTACGCGAGCTACAGGGACTGGTGTCAGTTGGAAGGAGCCAACCCCGCGACCTCCCGCGCCTTCGCGGCCCGGGTGCGGGACACTGTCGGCATCTCCTCCCCGAAGGAGATGATTCTGTCCAACCAGCGCAAGTTCTACCCGGGGATCGGGCTTAACGCCGAAATGGGAGAAATGTCATGA